Proteins encoded by one window of Rhodococcus sp. OK302:
- a CDS encoding ParA family protein produces MQPRKIALGNQKGGVGKTASTLGLASAITAVGGKVLVVDMDQQGNTTSGLGVELEDGMLTAYHLMNQTREGIAAEAIIATPWDGVDLIPADEELGKIESDGSNDLVFRLDVAFEGLDLSPYDAVLFDCPPNMGKVLFAVLIAADGVVAITEPTIDSVRGVQKLEQTIDTVRKRANPKLAFDKIVISRRRVTGEHEFRENELRETYGDLVAKTVIPELAARQDAHSNHTPIHQFKGGKALTLRVAYTDLLAELPVVIGAPA; encoded by the coding sequence ATGCAGCCACGCAAAATCGCACTGGGCAACCAGAAGGGTGGCGTCGGCAAAACAGCGTCCACACTCGGACTTGCCAGTGCCATCACCGCGGTCGGCGGAAAAGTCCTTGTTGTCGACATGGACCAGCAGGGCAACACCACCAGCGGACTCGGCGTCGAACTTGAAGACGGAATGCTGACGGCCTACCACCTGATGAACCAGACCAGGGAAGGCATTGCAGCTGAAGCGATCATCGCGACCCCCTGGGACGGCGTCGATCTCATTCCCGCCGATGAAGAACTCGGCAAAATCGAATCGGACGGATCCAACGATCTCGTATTCCGCCTCGACGTCGCATTCGAGGGCCTGGACCTTTCGCCCTACGACGCAGTACTTTTCGACTGCCCACCAAACATGGGCAAGGTCCTGTTCGCGGTCCTTATCGCAGCAGACGGCGTCGTAGCCATTACAGAGCCGACCATCGACAGCGTCCGAGGAGTCCAGAAGCTCGAGCAGACCATCGATACCGTTCGTAAACGCGCCAACCCCAAACTTGCCTTTGACAAGATTGTGATCAGTCGCAGGCGTGTGACGGGTGAGCACGAGTTCCGCGAGAACGAACTCCGCGAAACATACGGCGACCTCGTGGCCAAGACGGTCATTCCGGAACTTGCAGCTCGCCAGGACGCGCATTCCAACCACACGCCCATTCATCAGTTCAAGGGCGGAAAAGCGCTGACACTCAGGGTCGCTTACACGGACCTCCTCGCTGAACTGCCCGTCGTGATCGGAGCCCCAGCATGA
- a CDS encoding IS6 family transposase codes for MSSTYKGYRFPREIISHCVWLYHRFTLSFREIELLMAGRGVEVSYETIRAWCARFGPEYARRLRRRAPRPGDKWHLHEVFFKVRGARKYLRRAVDQHGSVLDVLIQDKRESKAATRFFRKILKKQGRRPRVLITDKLPSYQVAHRTTMSTVEHRQNKYLNNRCENSHQPTRQRERAMKGFRSIGAAQRFLAAFSRISPHFRPPRHRMTATDHRADMAARFQVWDHVTELAPAG; via the coding sequence GTGTCGTCGACGTACAAGGGTTACCGGTTTCCGCGGGAGATCATCTCCCACTGTGTATGGCTGTACCACCGGTTCACCCTCTCGTTCCGTGAGATCGAGTTACTCATGGCCGGACGTGGGGTCGAGGTGTCGTACGAGACGATCCGCGCCTGGTGTGCCCGGTTCGGGCCCGAGTACGCTCGCAGGCTGCGGCGGAGGGCGCCCCGACCTGGTGACAAGTGGCACCTCCACGAAGTATTCTTCAAGGTCCGCGGGGCACGGAAATACCTGCGACGGGCAGTCGATCAGCACGGCAGCGTGCTCGACGTATTGATCCAGGACAAGCGGGAGAGTAAGGCTGCGACCAGGTTCTTCAGGAAAATATTAAAGAAACAGGGTCGTCGGCCACGGGTGCTGATCACCGACAAACTCCCCAGCTACCAGGTCGCACACCGCACCACCATGTCGACGGTCGAGCACCGGCAGAACAAATACTTGAACAATCGGTGCGAGAACTCCCATCAACCCACCCGGCAACGCGAACGCGCGATGAAAGGGTTCCGCTCTATCGGTGCAGCGCAACGGTTTCTGGCAGCGTTCAGTCGCATCTCCCCACACTTCCGGCCACCCCGTCACCGGATGACCGCCACCGATCACCGCGCCGACATGGCCGCCCGATTTCAGGTGTGGGATCACGTTACCGAATTGGCCCCGGCAGGCTGA
- a CDS encoding alpha/beta fold hydrolase translates to MPIVTLNRIPINYVVTGSGPRVLLIMGAGSPGRVWNTYQVPALVKAGFEVVTMDNRGITNTVGIEGMSIADLAADAAALIEHLGGPAHVIGTSLGSRVVQELAITRPELVVKAIMLATTGKPYPIESALNRGQQALHHAGIDLPPAYTAAVNALLNLSPQTLADPQKAQEWLDIFEYSAPTTTSAGIRAQTAMDRSRDRLSDLATILAPTLVVGFGDDRMTPPARGIEVAAAIPGARYQEIEHCGHFGYLERPDAVNELLIAFLHGHPLPPRL, encoded by the coding sequence ATGCCAATAGTCACCCTCAACCGCATCCCGATCAACTACGTCGTCACCGGCTCGGGTCCACGTGTGCTGCTGATCATGGGTGCGGGGAGCCCCGGCCGCGTATGGAACACCTATCAGGTTCCGGCACTGGTGAAGGCTGGTTTCGAGGTTGTCACGATGGACAACCGCGGAATCACGAACACCGTCGGCATCGAGGGGATGAGCATCGCCGACCTCGCCGCCGACGCAGCGGCGCTCATCGAACATCTCGGCGGCCCCGCCCATGTGATCGGGACGTCGTTGGGCTCCCGGGTAGTACAGGAATTGGCGATCACCCGTCCCGAGCTGGTCGTCAAGGCGATCATGCTCGCTACCACGGGAAAACCGTATCCGATCGAAAGCGCGCTCAACCGCGGGCAACAGGCTCTCCATCACGCGGGTATCGACTTGCCACCGGCCTATACGGCGGCAGTCAATGCGCTACTGAACCTCTCGCCGCAGACTCTCGCTGATCCGCAGAAGGCACAGGAGTGGCTCGACATATTCGAGTACTCCGCACCCACCACCACATCTGCTGGAATACGCGCCCAGACAGCGATGGATCGGTCCCGCGATCGACTTTCCGACCTCGCTACCATCCTCGCGCCCACGCTCGTCGTCGGATTCGGTGACGACCGCATGACACCGCCGGCACGAGGAATCGAAGTCGCGGCGGCAATCCCCGGCGCCCGATATCAGGAAATCGAACACTGCGGTCACTTCGGTTACCTCGAGCGACCGGATGCCGTCAATGAGCTACTGATTGCATTCCTCCACGGCCACCCGCTACCTCCTCGGCTATGA
- a CDS encoding KasA/KasB family beta-ketoacyl-ACP synthase: MTTAAARSWLGRAPNVVVTSLAATTSVAGDVAGTWEALLAGKSGIGLLDDSFVKEFDLPVRIGGHLKVSPDDALTRVEIRRMSWPARVALTLARTVWGNAGSPDVDKDRLAVVIGTGLGGGNALIDAVERLRSGGYRKVSPFAVQMIMPNGPSATVGLELGARAGVMTPVSACSSGAEAISQAYRMIAMGDADMVVAGGVEGRIDSFSIASFATMRALSSNNTHPTGASRPFDKDRDGFVFGEAGALMILETEEHAKARGAKIHARLLGSGTTSDGYHLVAPDPIGRGAARAMTHAIQRAGLTPTDITHINAHATATPAGDIAEARAITTAVGTHAAVYAPKSALGHSVGAVGALEAVLTVLAVREGAIPPTLNLDTLDPQIDLDIVTGTPRVEPVDYAINNSFGFGGHNTALVFARP; this comes from the coding sequence CCACATCGGTCGCCGGAGACGTAGCCGGCACCTGGGAGGCACTCCTGGCCGGGAAGAGTGGAATCGGTCTCCTCGACGATTCCTTCGTCAAAGAGTTCGATCTACCCGTCCGGATCGGCGGACACCTGAAAGTCTCGCCTGACGATGCGCTCACCCGTGTGGAGATCCGGCGGATGAGTTGGCCAGCTCGGGTGGCATTGACACTTGCTCGCACGGTGTGGGGCAACGCGGGTTCCCCGGATGTCGATAAGGATCGGTTGGCGGTGGTGATCGGCACGGGACTCGGAGGCGGCAACGCCCTGATCGATGCGGTCGAGAGACTCCGATCCGGCGGCTACCGCAAGGTATCCCCGTTCGCAGTTCAAATGATCATGCCCAACGGCCCATCCGCGACCGTCGGGCTCGAACTCGGTGCCCGCGCAGGAGTGATGACCCCCGTATCGGCGTGCTCTTCGGGAGCAGAAGCCATCTCACAGGCATACCGGATGATCGCCATGGGCGACGCCGACATGGTTGTCGCCGGCGGCGTCGAAGGCCGCATCGATTCCTTCTCCATCGCCAGCTTCGCAACAATGCGGGCACTGAGCTCGAACAACACCCATCCCACCGGGGCCTCACGCCCCTTCGACAAGGACCGCGACGGGTTCGTCTTCGGCGAGGCGGGTGCGTTGATGATCCTCGAAACCGAAGAACACGCCAAAGCTCGAGGGGCGAAAATACATGCACGCCTCCTCGGATCCGGCACCACCTCCGACGGCTACCATCTCGTAGCTCCTGACCCCATCGGACGCGGTGCCGCCCGTGCGATGACCCACGCAATTCAACGCGCTGGACTGACGCCTACCGATATCACCCACATCAATGCCCATGCCACCGCCACACCCGCCGGTGACATCGCCGAGGCTCGGGCGATTACCACCGCAGTCGGCACGCATGCGGCGGTCTACGCACCGAAATCCGCACTGGGACATTCGGTCGGGGCAGTCGGGGCGCTCGAAGCCGTACTCACAGTCCTCGCTGTCCGTGAAGGTGCGATTCCTCCCACCCTCAACCTAGACACCCTCGATCCCCAGATCGACCTCGACATAGTCACGGGAACCCCTCGCGTCGAACCTGTCGACTACGCAATCAACAATTCCTTCGGCTTCGGAGGGCACAACACCGCCCTCGTCTTCGCTCGCCCCTGA